The following nucleotide sequence is from Peribacillus sp. ACCC06369.
CCTTTGTAAAAACTACCTGTATAGTCATAATTAATTTAATAGACAACTCTTATCCAGAGAGGTGGAGGGACTGGCCCTTTGATGCCTCAGCAACAGACTAATCATGTACTGTGCTAATTCCAGAAGTGTAAAAACTTGAAGATAAGAAGAGTAAATAGCTATGCTGCCAACACCTCTTCTTATTTTTAAGAAGAGGTTTTTTATTTTATAAAAGGAAAGAAGGAATGCAACATGTCAATCACATTAACGAAAGCGCCTTTTAGGGCGGACCACGTCGGGAGTTTATTAAGACCGGAACGTTTACATATTGCCAGAAAGCAATTTAAGGATGGTACAATTTCAGCGGAACGACTTCGTGAAGTTGAAACCGAAGAAATCAATCGGATTGTCGATAAACAGATTGAAGTTGGATTAGAGGCTGTGACGGATGGTGAGTTCAGACGGACCTGGTGGCACTTTGACTTCCTCGAACATTTAAATGGAATCGAGGGATATGTTACTGAAAAAGGACTCACTTTCGATGGTGTGGATACAGAGAGATATAACGTTCGCAATACCGGAAAGGTTTCATTCAATCCTGAACATCCCTTCATTCGTGATTTTATTGAATTGAACAAAATTGTGGACGGACGTGCCGTGGCCAAACAAACCATTCCAAGTCCCAATCAATTATTTGCTGTAGGTGTTCAAAATGAAGACGTCTACCCTGATATCGAAGACTATGCAAATGATATCGTCAAAGCGTATCAGCATGCTTTGAAAGCCTTTTATGATGCAGGAGTGCGTTATCTTCAATTGGATGATGTATATATTGCCAGGCTTTCAGCTCCGGATTTCCAGTTCAAAGAGGGAAAATATACGAGGGAACAATTAATTGATTTAGCACTGCGTGTAATTAATGGCGCATTGGAAGGCAAACCAGAAGACCTGGTAGTCACCACCCACCTTTGTCGTGGAAACTACCAGTCGACATGGGCATTTGAAGGAAGCTATGCCCGTATTGCCCCAACATTATTGGCAAAAGAAAAAGTGGATGGATTCTTCTTGGAATATGACGATGATCGCTCAGGGGATTTCAAACCATTGGAATACATTCCAAATAGCGGGGCGCGTGTCGTTCTAGGGGTCGTCACTTCAAAAAATGGAGAAATCGAAGACAAGGAAGCTGTTAAGGCACGTATTAAAGAAG
It contains:
- a CDS encoding 5-methyltetrahydropteroyltriglutamate--homocysteine S-methyltransferase produces the protein MSITLTKAPFRADHVGSLLRPERLHIARKQFKDGTISAERLREVETEEINRIVDKQIEVGLEAVTDGEFRRTWWHFDFLEHLNGIEGYVTEKGLTFDGVDTERYNVRNTGKVSFNPEHPFIRDFIELNKIVDGRAVAKQTIPSPNQLFAVGVQNEDVYPDIEDYANDIVKAYQHALKAFYDAGVRYLQLDDVYIARLSAPDFQFKEGKYTREQLIDLALRVINGALEGKPEDLVVTTHLCRGNYQSTWAFEGSYARIAPTLLAKEKVDGFFLEYDDDRSGDFKPLEYIPNSGARVVLGVVTSKNGEIEDKEAVKARIKEASRFVPFEQLCLSPQCGFASTHHGNKVTEEQQWEKLKFVVDVAKEVWE